From one Lysinibacillus sp. G4S2 genomic stretch:
- the dxr gene encoding 1-deoxy-D-xylulose-5-phosphate reductoisomerase: MKKISLLGATGSIGWQTYDILKEQQDAFHLVAFSSGKNIEKTREMIETLKPELVSVQLEEDAMMLAKEYPLIHFTFGAKGLVEVATHPDSTVLVNAVLGSVGLESTLAAIRMGKTIAIANKETLVTAGHLVMAEARKYNATILPVDSEHSAIFQSMNGENPKNIERLIITASGGSFRDKTREELKHVTVADALNHPNWSMGAKITIDSATMMNKGLEVIEAHVLFDMPYDKIDVLLHRESIIHSLVEYHDTSVIAQLGTPDMRVPIQYALSYPDRMPLHNGQRLNLAQIGQLHFKEMDFERYPALRLAYEAGRTGGTILTAMNAANEAAVAAFLHGRITFLEIDETIERVMQAHNNVLVPDLQTILHVDSETRKTVLNMVK; encoded by the coding sequence GTGAAAAAAATAAGTTTACTTGGTGCAACTGGTTCAATCGGTTGGCAAACCTATGATATTTTAAAAGAACAACAAGATGCCTTTCATTTAGTGGCCTTTTCTTCAGGGAAAAACATCGAAAAAACGCGTGAAATGATTGAAACTTTAAAGCCTGAGCTAGTATCTGTTCAATTAGAAGAGGATGCAATGATGCTCGCTAAAGAATATCCACTAATCCATTTTACGTTTGGCGCAAAAGGGCTTGTAGAGGTAGCTACACACCCTGATTCAACAGTGCTTGTAAACGCTGTTCTTGGAAGTGTTGGACTAGAATCGACATTAGCCGCAATTCGAATGGGCAAAACAATTGCCATTGCCAATAAAGAGACACTTGTTACTGCTGGACATTTAGTAATGGCTGAGGCAAGGAAATATAATGCAACAATTTTACCGGTTGATAGTGAGCATTCTGCGATTTTTCAGTCAATGAATGGTGAGAATCCAAAAAATATTGAACGTTTAATCATTACAGCTTCTGGTGGTAGCTTCCGTGACAAAACACGTGAGGAGTTGAAGCATGTAACGGTTGCAGATGCACTAAATCATCCGAATTGGTCAATGGGTGCGAAAATAACGATAGATTCAGCTACAATGATGAATAAAGGGTTGGAAGTCATTGAAGCACATGTCTTATTTGATATGCCATATGATAAAATTGATGTACTTTTGCATAGAGAAAGTATTATTCACTCCCTAGTTGAGTATCATGATACTAGTGTCATTGCACAGTTAGGTACACCGGATATGCGTGTACCTATTCAATATGCCTTAAGCTACCCAGATCGTATGCCGCTACATAACGGACAACGACTTAATTTAGCACAAATTGGTCAGTTGCATTTTAAAGAAATGGATTTTGAACGTTATCCAGCATTGCGTCTAGCTTATGAGGCTGGGCGTACAGGCGGCACAATTTTAACAGCGATGAATGCGGCGAATGAAGCGGCAGTTGCGGCATTTTTACATGGGAGAATAACATTCCTTGAAATTGACGAAACGATTGAGCGTGTAATGCAGGCACATAACAACGTATTAGTGCCAGATTTGCAAACAATTTTGCATGTAGACAGTGAAACAAGAAAAACAGTGTTAAACATGGTAAAATAA
- a CDS encoding phosphatidate cytidylyltransferase: MKQRIITAIIAGALFIPFVIYGKVPFTLLVLAMAVVGFYEILKMKGISLFSVPGFIGLLTLILLVIPKDWSSEIVEAIGYSSTLMVVYGLMMLLLIYVVFVKNKITFDEVAFILLGAFYVGLGFHYLIETRNAGLEFVVYCLLVVWTTDSGAYFVGRKLGKNKLWPEISPKKTIEGFVGGIVIAVIFAVGMQAVYPFMNSYASLIFVTIFASIIGQMGDLVESAIKRHFDVKDSGNILPGHGGILDRFDSLLFVVPLLHFLHLFVN, translated from the coding sequence TTGAAACAACGAATTATCACAGCAATAATTGCAGGAGCGCTATTTATTCCATTCGTTATTTATGGAAAAGTGCCATTTACACTACTTGTACTTGCAATGGCTGTTGTCGGTTTTTATGAAATACTAAAAATGAAAGGTATTTCACTTTTTTCAGTACCTGGCTTTATAGGGTTGCTAACTTTAATTTTGCTTGTTATACCAAAAGACTGGTCTAGTGAAATCGTAGAGGCAATTGGCTATTCGTCCACTTTAATGGTGGTCTATGGACTCATGATGTTATTGCTTATTTACGTAGTCTTTGTGAAAAATAAAATTACTTTTGATGAAGTTGCGTTTATTTTATTAGGTGCGTTTTATGTTGGGTTAGGCTTCCATTATTTAATTGAAACAAGAAATGCAGGTCTTGAATTTGTTGTCTACTGTTTGCTAGTTGTTTGGACAACTGACTCAGGCGCATACTTTGTAGGAAGAAAGCTAGGTAAAAATAAGCTATGGCCTGAAATTTCACCTAAGAAAACCATAGAAGGCTTTGTAGGTGGGATTGTTATTGCGGTAATCTTTGCTGTTGGAATGCAAGCAGTTTATCCATTTATGAATAGCTATGCTTCACTTATTTTCGTGACAATCTTTGCGTCAATTATCGGTCAAATGGGCGATTTAGTGGAATCGGCTATAAAGCGTCATTTTGACGTCAAGGATTCAGGCAATATTTTACCTGGGCATGGAGGTATTTTAGACCGCTTTGATAGTCTATTATTCGTCGTGCCATTACTACATTTTTTACATCTTTTCGTTAACTAA
- a CDS encoding proline--tRNA ligase, producing the protein MKQSKTFIPTLREVPADAEVKSHKQLLRAGFIRQNTSGVYSYLPLAKRVLTKIENIIREEMEAINSIELLMPSLQSAELWQESGRWEKYGPELMRLKDRHNRDFALGPTHEEVITTLVRDEIKSYKKLPLTLYQIQTKFRDEKRPRFGLLRGREFIMKDAYSFHASRESLDETYDDMYRAYSNIFSRLGLNYRAVIADAGSIGGKGTHEFMVLSEIGEDTIAYSDTSNYAANIEMAEVLVDYQPSDAALKDLEKVATPDQKTIEEVSAFLNVEPLTVIKSLVFDVDGELVVVLARGDHEINDIKLKNALNADSVELASEEAIRDLLGCGVGSIGPVKLPVDIKVVADNAIKSICNGVAGANEDGFHLVNVNPERDFAVNEYLDIRFIQEGDPSPDGHGIIKFAEGIEVGHIFKLGTTYSAKMNGTFLDEQGKAQPFIMGCYGIGVSRILAAVAEHFQDDNGFIWPTQLAPYDIHVVPVNTKDETQVALADELYGLLKSYRYDVLLDDRAERVGVKFADADLIGLPVRVTVGKKATEGIVEVKFRQTGETFEWKKEEVIDRLNEFFRKN; encoded by the coding sequence ATGAAGCAAAGTAAAACATTTATCCCAACGCTACGTGAAGTACCTGCTGATGCAGAAGTAAAATCACATAAGCAATTACTACGTGCAGGGTTTATTCGTCAAAATACAAGTGGGGTATACTCGTATTTACCGCTTGCAAAACGTGTGTTAACAAAAATAGAAAATATTATTCGTGAAGAAATGGAAGCAATTAATTCAATTGAGCTTTTAATGCCTTCGTTACAATCAGCGGAACTTTGGCAGGAATCAGGTCGCTGGGAAAAATACGGCCCAGAATTAATGCGTTTGAAAGACCGTCATAATCGTGATTTTGCTTTAGGACCAACACATGAAGAAGTGATTACAACTTTAGTACGCGATGAAATTAAATCATATAAAAAATTACCGTTAACACTTTATCAAATTCAAACTAAATTCCGTGATGAAAAACGTCCTCGATTTGGATTACTTCGAGGTAGAGAGTTTATTATGAAAGATGCCTATTCTTTCCATGCGTCACGTGAAAGCTTAGATGAAACATATGATGATATGTACCGTGCCTATTCAAATATCTTCTCTCGTCTAGGTTTAAACTACCGAGCAGTTATTGCAGATGCAGGCTCAATTGGTGGTAAAGGTACACATGAATTTATGGTGCTTTCCGAAATTGGGGAAGATACAATTGCCTATTCTGACACGTCTAATTATGCTGCGAACATCGAAATGGCAGAAGTTCTTGTAGACTATCAACCATCAGATGCAGCATTAAAAGACCTTGAAAAAGTGGCAACACCAGATCAAAAAACAATTGAAGAAGTATCAGCTTTCTTAAATGTTGAGCCTTTAACTGTCATTAAATCTTTAGTGTTTGACGTTGATGGTGAATTAGTTGTTGTACTTGCTCGTGGAGATCACGAAATTAATGATATTAAACTTAAAAATGCGCTTAATGCTGATTCTGTGGAACTTGCTAGTGAAGAGGCAATTCGTGATTTATTAGGCTGTGGTGTTGGTTCAATCGGTCCTGTTAAATTACCGGTAGACATAAAAGTAGTAGCTGACAATGCTATTAAATCAATCTGTAACGGTGTAGCTGGTGCAAATGAGGATGGGTTCCACTTAGTAAACGTTAATCCAGAGCGTGATTTTGCAGTGAATGAATACTTAGATATTCGTTTTATTCAAGAGGGTGATCCATCTCCAGATGGACACGGTATTATCAAATTTGCAGAAGGTATTGAGGTTGGGCATATTTTCAAATTAGGAACAACTTACTCTGCAAAAATGAATGGTACTTTCTTAGACGAGCAAGGTAAGGCACAGCCATTTATTATGGGCTGCTACGGTATTGGTGTATCACGTATTTTAGCTGCTGTTGCTGAGCATTTCCAAGATGACAATGGTTTTATTTGGCCAACACAATTAGCTCCTTATGATATTCATGTTGTACCTGTTAATACAAAGGATGAAACACAAGTAGCCTTAGCTGATGAGCTGTATGGCTTATTGAAATCATACCGTTATGATGTGTTATTAGATGATCGTGCGGAGCGAGTAGGGGTTAAATTTGCAGATGCTGATTTAATTGGATTACCTGTCCGTGTAACAGTAGGTAAAAAAGCAACTGAAGGTATTGTTGAAGTAAAATTCCGTCAAACAGGCGAAACGTTTGAATGGAAAAAAGAAGAGGTCATTGATCGTTTAAATGAATTTTTCCGCAAAAATTAA
- the rseP gene encoding RIP metalloprotease RseP, producing the protein MQTAIAFILIFGLLVFFHEFGHFLFAKRAGIMVREFAIGMGPKIYWRTHGETIYTVRLLPIGGYVRMAGEDMDGTELQPGYRVGLIVDEDNVVKKIIFNQNNKQLPDLLFLEVERADLEKELFVEGYDEEEKLVRYSVARDCMIVENGRETLIAPYDRQFNAKTVGQRSMTIFAGPLFNFILAFVIYLLIGLFYGVPTYEPIITEVVNNDPAAQAGMVAGDRVTAIDGQAVEKWQDLAGNVQDRPGETINVTIERDGQTKNLPMTVKEKKDEKTGKIYGQIGVKYESPREFNPLKAVVYGAQETYNMTVKIFELLGMLITGQFTIDALSGPVGIYKATEAVAQYGFMNLMNWAAMLSINLGIMNLLPLPALDGGRLLFFGYEAVRGKPIDRQKEGLVHFVGIVLLMILMVIVTWNDIQRFFF; encoded by the coding sequence ATGCAAACAGCTATTGCATTTATTTTAATATTTGGCCTACTCGTATTCTTCCATGAATTTGGTCACTTCTTGTTTGCGAAACGCGCAGGAATCATGGTTCGAGAATTCGCCATTGGTATGGGACCGAAAATTTATTGGAGAACACATGGTGAAACAATCTATACGGTACGTTTATTGCCGATTGGTGGGTACGTTCGTATGGCTGGTGAGGACATGGATGGCACTGAATTACAACCAGGCTACCGAGTGGGGCTTATTGTAGATGAAGATAATGTTGTAAAGAAAATTATCTTTAATCAAAATAATAAGCAATTACCAGATTTGTTATTTTTAGAAGTTGAGCGTGCTGATTTAGAAAAAGAATTGTTTGTAGAAGGCTATGATGAAGAAGAAAAGTTAGTTCGTTATAGTGTTGCAAGAGATTGTATGATCGTAGAAAACGGTAGAGAAACGTTAATTGCACCATATGATCGTCAATTTAATGCTAAAACAGTTGGTCAACGTTCTATGACAATCTTTGCAGGTCCATTGTTTAACTTTATTTTAGCTTTTGTTATTTATTTGCTAATTGGCTTATTTTATGGTGTCCCTACGTATGAGCCAATCATAACAGAAGTTGTAAACAATGATCCAGCTGCACAGGCAGGAATGGTTGCCGGCGATAGAGTAACTGCCATCGACGGACAAGCGGTTGAAAAATGGCAAGACTTAGCTGGCAATGTACAAGATCGTCCAGGTGAAACAATTAATGTAACAATTGAACGAGATGGACAAACAAAAAATCTTCCAATGACCGTTAAAGAAAAGAAAGATGAGAAGACTGGTAAGATTTATGGCCAAATTGGTGTTAAGTATGAGAGTCCACGTGAATTTAATCCATTAAAGGCAGTTGTTTATGGAGCTCAAGAAACCTATAATATGACTGTTAAAATATTTGAGTTGCTTGGTATGTTAATTACTGGTCAATTCACTATAGATGCTCTATCAGGTCCAGTAGGTATTTATAAAGCGACAGAGGCTGTAGCTCAATATGGATTCATGAATTTAATGAATTGGGCTGCAATGTTAAGTATTAACCTTGGGATTATGAACTTACTACCGCTTCCAGCACTTGATGGTGGTCGTCTATTATTCTTCGGCTATGAAGCAGTACGTGGTAAGCCAATTGATCGTCAAAAAGAGGGTCTTGTGCATTTTGTAGGTATCGTATTATTGATGATTCTAATGGTCATCGTTACATGGAACGATATCCAACGATTTTTCTTCTAA